The Novipirellula aureliae sequence TGTTGTATTTTCCACCACGACGATCGCATCATCCACGACGATCCCGATTGCCAACACAATCCCGAACAGCGACAGCATGTTGATCGAAAAACCAATCATGTTCATGATCGCAAAGGTACCGATTAGCGAGACAGGGATCGCGACAACGGGGATGATCGTCGCACGCCAATCCTGCAAGAAGATGTAAATAACCAGCACCACCAACAGGACGGCGATCGCAAGCGTGTTGTAAACCTCTGCGATCGATGCCTCCACGAACAGGGTCGTATCGAATCCGACCGTGTACTGCACTCCCTCGGGCCAATTGTTGCTCGTGTTCAGCTCTTCCATCTTTTCACGCACCAATGCTGCGGTGGTTAGCGCGTTGGCTTCGGGAAGCTGATAGATTGCGATGGATGCCGAAGGTTCCCCATTGAAACGCGAATCAAACGTATAATCTTTCCCACCCAACTGGACACGCCCGACATCCTTCACACGCAACGCCCGCCCATCACTGGCCGTCGCGATGATAATGTCTTCAAACTCTTCTTTGGCCACCAATCGCCCGCGTGCACTAACGGTCAACTGATACGCGGTTCCGGACGGAGCGGGCGGTGCGCCGATCTTTCCGGCGGCAACCTGTACGTTTTGTTCACGGATCGCAGTGACAACATCGGCGGTCGTCAAACTCCTTTGCTTCAGTTTGCGTGGATCGAGCCAAATCCGCATGCTGTAGTCACCGGCACCAAAGACGCGGACTTCACCGACGCCGTTCACACGGCTCAGTTCGTCCTTGACCGTCAGCGCGTAATTGCTCAGGAAGAGGTCATCGAGATCACCCGCGGGCGCAGTCAACGAGATAAACTGCAAAATTTGCGTCGATTGCTTTTTGGTCGTGATCCCCTGCGAACGAACTTCCGCAGGTAATTGCGCTTCAGCAATGGCGACTCGGTTTTGTACCAGCACCGACGCGATGTCGATATCCGTTCCCACATCAAACGTCACGGTCAAATTATAGCTGCCGTCGTCCGAGCTGTTCGACGACATGTAGATCATGTCTTCGACGCCGTTGACTTGCTGCTCGATGGGAGTCGCCACCGTATCGGCGATCGTGCGGGCATCACCGCCAGGATAAACGGCGCTGACGCTGACGGTCGGCGGCGCAATGGGCGGGAACTTAGCAACTGGCAGCGAGCCGAACGAAACGAAGCCGGCGAGCACGATAATAATCGAGATCACCGAGGCGAAAATCGGACGGTAAATAAAGAAGCGTGACATCAGGCGATTGCTTTCTTTCGATTCATTCGACTTCGGAAGGACTCGTCGCACTGCTGCCAGTTGCAACTTCAGGCGTAGGATCAGATGGCGAGAATCCTCGCATCAACGTTTGCTCGTCGAGCTCAAGTTTTTTGTCGATCGGATTGACCTCCAGGCCAGGTCTCGCTCGTTGGAGCCCGTCAATGACGACGCGTGAGTCGAGGGTCAATCCCTTTTCAATCACTGCCCAGCCACTGATCGTCTTGGCTACCGTGACCATGACACGCTCCACCTTTCGCTCAGCATTCACAATCAAAACGTATTGGCCTCGTTGGTCACGAAGGACCGCGTACTCTGGAATCAACATTGCCTCGACCGATTTGCCGGTCGGCACTCGGACCAAGACAAATAAACCGGGCAGCAACAAGTCGTCAGGATTGTCGAATTGGGCGCGAAGTCGCAGGGTCCCAGTACTTGCATCCACCCCTTCCTGGTCAATATATTCCAGCACGCCTTCGAATGGGAAGCCTTCATCCGTTTCCCGTTTTAAGAAGACCTTGGCTGTGCTCCAATTGGACTCAGCGACTTTCTCGCCAAGCTTTAACTCCGCTCTTCTTTTGCTCATAAATCGTAACATGTCACGATCACTGACGCTAAAGTTTGCAAACACATGGCTACGGTTAACCACCGCGGAAAGTTTTTGCCCATTATCAACAAGATTACCTTGTTTGATATCGGTTGTAGAGATCCGCCCGCTGATCGGCGATTTGACGGTGGTGTAGTCGAGATCCAACTGTGCTTGAGCAAGTTTGGCAATACTTTGCCCCTTGGCGGCGTTCGCTGCCTGCACGTTTGCTTTGGCGGACTCCAACGCGGCCAACGCAGACTCATTCTCTGCGACCGCGGTATCCAGCTCGGCCTCCGACCCAGCGTTCTGGCTGAGCAGGCTCTTGGCGCGATCAAGGTCCTGCACCGTTTTCTTGACTTCCGCCTCTGCCGTTCTCACGAGTGCGTTGGCAACGCTGATAGCGGCCTCGGCAGCGGCCACCTCGGCCGACGCTGAATTCACGGATGCCTGATACTGCGTCGATTCGATTTGGTACAGAACGTCACCGACGGCCACTTCCTGGCCCGGTTCAAACGCAATCGCTTCGACAAATCCCCGCACACGAGCCCGCACGTCCGCTTCATCGACGGCCTCGATGACACCGTTTTGTTCCAAGAAAGGAGTGATCGATTGCTGCACCGGTTGCGACACCGTCACCTCAGGCGGTGGTGGCGGATCGTACTCATTTTCCGAGGACGTACACCCAACCACACTCAACAGACCATACAGAATCAGCAAGCGGGTGGCCGTTTTCGATTTCAATATTCCCATCGTTCCGTGCCCCGTCAATTTGGTTGTAAGTGATCGCGTCGAAGTGTTGTCGTTTTGGGAAGACCATTTGCTACTGCTTCGGTAATTGAGCAAAAACGGTGATTCGCGTAAAGGAGGCGTCAAACGGTGATCCATCCGATGCCCAGACGGGGGCATGTCACCAGCACTATTTTTGCTCCGCAATATGCAACCCGACGAGTTTGGCCACAACGATGGCTAAGTACAGTTGACCAACCATCGCCTCAAGCGTGGCGAGAGTGCGTGCCGGTCGAGTGATGGGAATGATGTCGCCGTAGCCAAGTGAAGTAAGTGTTACGTTACTAAAATAGATCAGGTTGCTTACCGTGTCCTGATGGATGCCCACGCTATCCGAGAAGGGCGATAATGCAAAAGCCCCCGGTTGAAAGGTTTCCAATAGTGAGAAGACAAATGCAAAAAATAGTCCAATAACAAAATAGATACATGCGGCACCAACAATCCGATTCAAATCAGCGGGCCCCTTCCGAAAAACACTCTCCGCAAGCGATAGGATCAACAGCAGAAAAACGACGACATAGCATGAATCGGTTGCAGCGATCAACAAGACGGAATGATGGAAATCCGCATAGGACGCAAGAAGGAATCCAATCCCGCCGATGGTGAGCGCCGAGATCATCCGGATTTTCGAACTGGAAAGTGTGCGAATTGCCGAGATCACGACCACCAGAAACAATAGATTGAACAGGCCTCGCTGAATGCCACTTTCAGAAGATAAGAAACTTTGGCTCAGTTGCAACAGAACCATTGTCACCAACAAATCGAGATGACTTAGACGCAGGGCCCAGCCCAATGCAGATCGGTCGTGTCGGTTTGCAGAAGTCATAGCGATGAAAACCTAAAGGATATTTATGATTACGCCCGGTTAACACGCCGCGATGTCGGTCATTAACCATTCCTCAGTGGAGTTAATTCCATTCCCGATAAGAACGTCTCGCCAGTCTCACGCTGGCGGCCGGTACCTACAAAGCGGATCTTCCGCCAGTGGATCGCCAGTGGCCGCGTAAGCGCGACCGCGTGAGCCACCACACAGATCCTTCAAGTCACACGCGCCACAGCGACCGCCGAACGCCGATGTGTCGCGTAGGCTGGTGAACAATTCCGATTCGCGATAGATGGTGAGTGGGTCGCTCTCACGAACCGATCCGGCACTGATCGGAAGAAAGCCAGAGGGCATGATGTCGCCTCGGTAGGAAATGAACATGATCCCGTTGCCATCTCGCATCCCCGCGCCAGGCACACGTGGTGGACCGTCGCCGGCCTGCCGCTTAGCAAGCACGCGGCGGTATTGGGGCGCTTCGGTGGTCGCGATCATGAAGTTGGACTTAGGGCCCATCTCGATCAGCCATTCGAATAATTCCTCGGCCTGTTCAGGCTCGATTTGTCGGAGCAACTCACCACGCCCCGTGGTCACCAAAAAGAACAAGCTCCAGCGTTTGGGTTTCATTTGACCGAGACACTCGTGAATCGCGGGCATGTCGCTCAGCGTATCCGCCGTGACCAACGTGTTGACTTGCATGGGGATCTTCGCCTCAGCGATATGCTCGGCTGCTTCCAACGTCCGAGCGAAGCATCCAGGAATACCACGTAGGTCATCGTGGCGTTTCGCGTTGGAGCCATCGAGACTGAGCGACATTGCCCCCACACCATGTTCCTTGAGCTGAAACACCGCCTCGCGAGTCAGCTTCGGCGTCACGCTCGGCGCCACATCAACGTGAAGCTTCAAGGACTTCGCATAATCCATGATCTCAAAGAAGTCGGGTCGCTCTAGTGGATCGCCTCCGGTCAGCACCACCACCGGTTTGGCCTCCGCCAGGGCACGCAGCACCTTGAAGGCTTCGTCCTTGGTGAGCTCGTCCGGCAATCGTTCTTTGATTGCCTCCGCCCGGCAATGCTTGCAGGCAAGCCCACAAGCCCGCGTCAATTCCCAATAGACGCGGCGCGGAGCCTTGGTGTAGCGGTAGCCCGGCTCGGACGCAAGGGCAGCATGGGGGTGTTGATGCGGATGTGACATGAGCTCTTCCTATAAAGTTTGCAATGAAAATAGATCACGCGGCGCCGGATCGCGATCGAAAGACTGCATGGTGCCAGATTTTCCTTGAGAACAGACCTACATTCTAGTCGCCAGGCCAGATTTTTGCTCCACGGACAGGAACACTGGCCAATGCCAAAATCACGCTGGCGAAACGCAGAGTCTACTATCAATCCACCAATCTCCCCAGCTCTCCAATCAAGTAATCTGGAGTTTTTCGCAAACAACTTACGGGCAAACTTACGGGCGCACCACTTACGGGCGCACCACTTACGGGCAACCTTACGGGCAACCTTACGGGCATACGACCCGGCCATCTCCTGACCGGGCTGTCGATTTAATCGGTTTGACTCGACTGATTATTTAACGACAAGCCATAGGCGACCGCTTATGGAAAAGCTGACGCCTTCGGCTAAGCGTTAAACGATTAAATCGACAGCCCGCTAACGCCAAAACGGCTAATACGCAGACTGTTTTTCGAGCAATGAACGTAAACGCTTTAAGGCGTAGACGTTAGCAAAACAATTTGCAAGCCCATGAATCATCCGGGCTAGGCCGAAGGTTTTGTAAAGCGTCACTGCAAAAATGACGTCATACGATCGAGTCCTTCGCTTGCTTCCGCTATGATTCGATTGATCACATCAGCGGCTGTCTCGATCGCTGTGATTTCACCAGTGATTTGTCCCGCATAGAAAGCCAATTTTTCCAGCTCGCCGGTCATTGAGCGAAGCGGTGAATCAGTGCTAAACAGATAAATCGGTCTGCCTTCCTCTTCCGCAATCTGCTCGCGTTGAATTTCGTCCGCATCATTGCCAAAGACACGATCGCCGATCTGACGGGTGACCTCCGTCTTGATCACTCGCACCGGCGAGTGCGGGGGCCAATTGATCGCGAAAGCATCGGTGTGAATCGTGTCGGTGGATTGTGCCTGGACGATTTTCTGTTTATGTATCGGGTGCGCAAACGACTCTCGTGTTGCCACGAAGGCCGTTCCGCAGTGGATGCCTTGTGCCCCGAGTGCCATTGCTGCCACCAAACTTGCCCCGCTGGCAAAACCTCCTGAACCGACAACGGGAATGGAAACGGCGCTAGCCACCTGAGGCAATAGGACTAGCGACGTGACCGAATCGTGAATGTGCCCTCCCGCTTCGACGCCTTGCGCGATGATCGCATCCGCTCCGGCTGCTTCGGCCTTGATCGCTTGCTCAACGCTGCCCACTTGGTATACGACTTTACAATCGGCATCCTGGGCTCGCTTCACCGCATCGGGCACAACATCCCAAAAGTAAATCAACGTGTCGACACCGGCCTCAATACACGCATCGAGTTCGCTCACGAACAAGTTCGCATCGGTTGCAGCCGGAATCAAGTTGACGCCGAACGGCTTGTCGGTTCGGCGGCGAAGTTCGGCTATCTCTCGAGCGATCAATGCAGGCGATTCACGGACCATCCCCAGACAACCGAATCCGCCTGCTTCGCAAACCGCTGCCGCAAGCTCCGCACGAGCGACACCGCCCATGCCTGCTTGGAGGATCGGATAACAACAGCCGAGAAGGTCACAAAGTGGCGTGTGAAATGATTGGTTCATGATCTGTTTCGTTGGAAGCTAGCGGTAGACGACGGCGGAACGATGAGAGCAATCATCGGCTAAAGCCTCGACCCTTACGTTCCTGCTCTTGCCTCGTGCACATAAAGGTATAGAATAGAGATAGAATGTCAATATCCTGAGTTCTTTTCCCCTACTTCGCCAGAATCAATGCTATCAAAAACTGCTGAATATGCATTGCGTGCGGTCACTTGTATGGGCAGTCGGGCCGGTTGCCCCGCGTCGGCAGACGTCATGGCCGAAGAAACCAAAGTGCCACGCCGCTACCTACACCGAGTCCTACAAGATCTTGCGGCTGCAGGACTCGTGCGGTCACGTAGCGGCCCAGGTGGCGGTTACGAACTGGACATCAACGCTAGCGATATTACGATTTTGGATGTGGTCAATGCGGTCGCGCCGCTTGAACGCATCGCAACTTGTCCGCTTGGACTGAAATCCCATACCTCACTCTGTCCGTTACATGCTGAGTTGGACCGTGCCTATGAGCAAACAGAAGTGGCATTCGCAGGGGTCACGATCGGGCAGCTTCTCAAATCAACCAGCCCGATCACACCACTGCGTGAAGTGAAGTAGCATGAGCTCCGATGCACTCC is a genomic window containing:
- a CDS encoding RrF2 family transcriptional regulator, whose amino-acid sequence is MLSKTAEYALRAVTCMGSRAGCPASADVMAEETKVPRRYLHRVLQDLAAAGLVRSRSGPGGGYELDINASDITILDVVNAVAPLERIATCPLGLKSHTSLCPLHAELDRAYEQTEVAFAGVTIGQLLKSTSPITPLREVK
- a CDS encoding potassium channel family protein, whose translation is MTSANRHDRSALGWALRLSHLDLLVTMVLLQLSQSFLSSESGIQRGLFNLLFLVVVISAIRTLSSSKIRMISALTIGGIGFLLASYADFHHSVLLIAATDSCYVVVFLLLILSLAESVFRKGPADLNRIVGAACIYFVIGLFFAFVFSLLETFQPGAFALSPFSDSVGIHQDTVSNLIYFSNVTLTSLGYGDIIPITRPARTLATLEAMVGQLYLAIVVAKLVGLHIAEQK
- a CDS encoding radical SAM protein, with amino-acid sequence MSHPHQHPHAALASEPGYRYTKAPRRVYWELTRACGLACKHCRAEAIKERLPDELTKDEAFKVLRALAEAKPVVVLTGGDPLERPDFFEIMDYAKSLKLHVDVAPSVTPKLTREAVFQLKEHGVGAMSLSLDGSNAKRHDDLRGIPGCFARTLEAAEHIAEAKIPMQVNTLVTADTLSDMPAIHECLGQMKPKRWSLFFLVTTGRGELLRQIEPEQAEELFEWLIEMGPKSNFMIATTEAPQYRRVLAKRQAGDGPPRVPGAGMRDGNGIMFISYRGDIMPSGFLPISAGSVRESDPLTIYRESELFTSLRDTSAFGGRCGACDLKDLCGGSRGRAYAATGDPLAEDPLCRYRPPA
- a CDS encoding efflux RND transporter periplasmic adaptor subunit, with protein sequence MTPPLRESPFLLNYRSSSKWSSQNDNTSTRSLTTKLTGHGTMGILKSKTATRLLILYGLLSVVGCTSSENEYDPPPPPEVTVSQPVQQSITPFLEQNGVIEAVDEADVRARVRGFVEAIAFEPGQEVAVGDVLYQIESTQYQASVNSASAEVAAAEAAISVANALVRTAEAEVKKTVQDLDRAKSLLSQNAGSEAELDTAVAENESALAALESAKANVQAANAAKGQSIAKLAQAQLDLDYTTVKSPISGRISTTDIKQGNLVDNGQKLSAVVNRSHVFANFSVSDRDMLRFMSKRRAELKLGEKVAESNWSTAKVFLKRETDEGFPFEGVLEYIDQEGVDASTGTLRLRAQFDNPDDLLLPGLFVLVRVPTGKSVEAMLIPEYAVLRDQRGQYVLIVNAERKVERVMVTVAKTISGWAVIEKGLTLDSRVVIDGLQRARPGLEVNPIDKKLELDEQTLMRGFSPSDPTPEVATGSSATSPSEVE
- a CDS encoding NAD(P)H-dependent flavin oxidoreductase; translated protein: MNQSFHTPLCDLLGCCYPILQAGMGGVARAELAAAVCEAGGFGCLGMVRESPALIAREIAELRRRTDKPFGVNLIPAATDANLFVSELDACIEAGVDTLIYFWDVVPDAVKRAQDADCKVVYQVGSVEQAIKAEAAGADAIIAQGVEAGGHIHDSVTSLVLLPQVASAVSIPVVGSGGFASGASLVAAMALGAQGIHCGTAFVATRESFAHPIHKQKIVQAQSTDTIHTDAFAINWPPHSPVRVIKTEVTRQIGDRVFGNDADEIQREQIAEEEGRPIYLFSTDSPLRSMTGELEKLAFYAGQITGEITAIETAADVINRIIAEASEGLDRMTSFLQ